From the genome of Pseudomonas mohnii:
GTTGAGGGATTGGCCGAGGGTAGAAGGGGAGAAAGCCACCAGCAGCACAAAGCCGTAATAGATCACCAGCATGGCCAGGCTCAGTGACCAGTACAGTTTCTGTTTGCGACGAACCAGCTGGATGAAATCCGGGTGCTGGCCGATGAGTTCTATTTCCTGGGGGGTCATGACGCGAGCTCCTTTGTTGTTTTTGTTTTGGGTGTAACGGTGTATTCGGGTTGATCACTGAACAACTGTGGGAGCGAGCCTGCTCGCGATGGCCGTGAACGATGACGCGTGTAGT
Proteins encoded in this window:
- a CDS encoding DUF485 domain-containing protein, with product MTPQEIELIGQHPDFIQLVRRKQKLYWSLSLAMLVIYYGFVLLVAFSPSTLGQSLNGGVTSVGMLVGVVIVVLAFALTGFYVYRANHVIDPLNEKLKQECAR